The DNA sequence CTTGACTTGGCGAAATCAGGTCATGTTATGCAAGCCAAGCACAGTGATTGATCCGAAAGATTGATTGGCTGCAAGAGGCATTATGGGTAATTTTTCCACAATCCGTTCACAAAGGGAAAGACAGATTCTCTGAGTCTGTCTATCacattctttctctccctccctttttgttttatttttttcattcattcatttatttttatttatttaaaaaaaaattggttgCTTTGATTATTTAGTGCGGTCACCATGTGCCGTCACATCGCCTGTGGGATCTTGTTTCTCCTCTTTGTGGTCTTTTTCGACGACCTTCTGAACGTGTTCATTGTCTTTATCCTGTTTTTCATTGTCCACCACTTCACCGCAAGGTCTTAGCCCTCCCTTCTCAGTATGAAAGTGTCTCCCCTATCTCTCCCTCAGATCTACGTCTTCAACGAGAAGATAGTGAACGGCCATGTTCAGCCCAGTCTTGGGGACCTGTGTGCATCAGTGGCCGACAGCCTGGATGATAAGGTAGGGCTTGTGCGTAGCTTGTACGAGGAGAATGTCATCTCCGAGCTTACACTGGTGATCTGTCATTGACTAAATTTGAGTCATTCTGAACAGTGTTTTGTGCTCCATTTAAACCCTAAGAAGGCTATATGGATTGGTATGGATTAGTGGTCTTACTGTGTTTGTAGAATGTGTCCGACATGTGGCTGATGGTGAAACAGATGACGGACGTGCTGCTGGTGCCAGCCAAAGACACATTGAAAAGCCGCATTGCTGTGGAGATGCAGATGGCTTTTGTTCGACAAGCTCTGACCTTTCTGGAGAACAGGTTAGACAGAGGAAAACAAGGGAACATGATGGAATATGTTCCGTCTCTATAAAATGCATTACAGAAGAAATACACATTGCCTTTAGGCGTTCCTATACAGCACGTCAAGCTAAGATACATCTCTGACTCCTGTATTTGTACACACTTTTTGCAGCTACAAGAACTACACCATGGTGACTGTGTTCGGGAACCTGCACCAAGCTCAGCTAGGTGGCGTGCCTGGCACTTATCAGCTGGTGCACAGCTTTCTCAACATCAAACTGCCCGGCCCGCTGCCAGGCATGCAGGTACTGCACCAAACTGCGCAGCACAGCAGACTGTAGAGCCTCCAATGCTGCACCGCCGCACATCACACGGCCGCGCATTAGCAGGACCCTACAGTAAACCGCATGCTTTCGAGTGTGCCTGTGCGCATTCTAGATAACATGGCAAAGGATTCTCCCAGCATGAGCAAATAAGCCTCTTAGTTCAGATGCGCTTCAACATGCACTGCTGAAAAGAGGGTAACGGAATGCAATAAGACCGAAAGATGaaccctgctgtgtgtgtttgctatgtgtgtgtggggaaacAGGACGGGGAGGTGGAGGGGCACCCAGTGTGGGCTCTGATCTATTACTGCCTGCGATGTGGAGACCTGTCTGCAGCCATGCAGGTGGTGAATCGGGCGCAGCACCAGCTGGGAGACTTCAAGACCTGGTTCCAGGAGTACATGAACAGCCCCGACCGCCGGTGAGAACACTTAGGAATGGATCGCACACTTGAAGCACTggctctcttcttcttctgtttcCCAGATGTTACCATTCCAATGTTCAGAAGCAGTGTTTTGAATAGCTGATGACCAGTTTTGGTGCCGATAGATGTATTGgttaaaatgacttttttttttttaaataaataatatgactagtttttaagaatctgggCATTGATGGACAGAGCTGTAGATGACTACGTAATGACTAAGGAAGCTTAATCATTCATGGGGGAAAAACATCTACTTATTGAAGCATTACagaatattatacattattttatttgataataTAAACAGTgttcttattaaattaaatagcATTATTTTTCTTAtgaatacaaaataattaatataaagtaTTGTACCTGTTTCAGCATTTTTTCCTAATATATGTGGTATTTTTCTTGTCGATCAGCCTGGCTCCAGCTACAGAGAATAAGCTGCGACTGCATTACCGCCGTGTGCTGCGCAACAGTGCTGATCCCTACAAGCGTGCCGTTTACTGCCTCATCGGCAAATGTGACATCGCCGACAACCATGGAGAAGTGGCAGATAAGACAGAGGACTACCTGTGGCTGAAGGTAAGAATGTCTGCTCTTCAGATATGGCTTTTTCCTACTGAGTTGTGTAAATGAGCTTAGTGACTGTATGTATGTTGGTGGTGTCAGTGCTGTGGACGTAGTTGTCGTGCATTAAGCCCTTTCCTGTCTCCTGCAGCTGAACCAGGTGTGTTTTGATGATGACGGCAGCAGTGCTCCACAGGACAGGCTCACTCTGGCCCAGCTACAGAAACAGCTCCTGGAGGACTACGGTGAGGCTCACAATTTTAGATTCTAAATTcaataattcatttaaatttgagagactgtgttgggacagaCCCATGTAGAGGGTGAGTGATCTCTCACACTTTGTCTCCTGCTCAGTCTTTTTGTGCTCTCTCTCGCACTCCATTTCTGTTGCACACGCTgtactgctctctctcctccctcctttTGTGCTTTATAATCTTTTTAAAATTTTCGTAGTCTCTCATTATCGCTCATGTTGTCTCTTGCTTGCATATTCACTCTCTCAAACATTCAGTAACATGCGTTCACtcactcttctctctttctttctctcatgaGCTCTTGGCCATGTTCTCTCCTTcttgtgctttctctcttttatgctctctctctcattcctgctcgtgttctctcactctctctgtctctatggCTTAAAACTTCCTCTCGCGGTATTTTAAAAGGCGTTGCTCTCCATTCTTCCCCACCTGCCTGATGAGTCAGGCTTATctctcctgctgctcctccacTAGGCCACATTAAAGACTCTCTCTCGATGATAAGGGCCGCTGCACTCCCAGCAGCTGCAGCTCTTTTCATTGCTCTTTTTAAAGACGGCAGCTCGAACCGCAGCCTAAATGAGAGAGGATTATTTCAGCTCATGCAAATGGAAAGAAAGCAGCCCATTTAAGAGCTTTACAGCCACGGACGTTTGCACCAGAACCTATTACTCGCTTAAAGAAGCATTTGAATTTCCTTAAGGTGCAAACCCTCACTTCACTGGATTTACATGTAGATGTTGTTCATCTCCTAGAGCCTTGGTATTGCTTTGGGCTTGTAATTAGTGGTAGGCAGCAATATAGAAACACAGTGTCATTTTGTACTAGATAATAATTGGAATCTGTGGTCTGGTGTCCATTAGTTCCTCTTTCCTTTTAATCTACACCTGTGCTGTCCAATCGTGAACATCTGCTCATCAGCTTGCACACACCGAATCGGGCAGCTGCTTTTCAGCGAGTTCGGCTGCATGAGCAGTCTTGGAAAATTGCAgaggctggcttcacatgtcaGGGAGAAAATGCACGTGTTAGCCTTTCAGATTGGTCAGTGCCGTATGATTCAAACTCTCAGAGCATCACTGTTGCTTAGGTGTTGTAATTGTTCCCATTTGGTGACTTCCACAGGCGAGTCTCATTTCTCGGCCAGCCAGCAGCCCTTCCTCTACTTCCAGGTGCTGTTCCTGACTGCGCAGTTCGAAGCGGCTGTGGCCTTCCTATTCCGTGTAGAGCGCCTGCGCAGTCATGCTGTGCATGTGGCCCTCGTCCTCTACGAACTCAAACTTCTGCTTAAGTCATCGGGGCAGAGCGCTCAGTTACGTAAGTGGTGGTCCGACAGTACCAGTAGCCTCTGTTAACTTTCCTAGATCCTTAAATctacaatacatttaattgagAACCGTTTAAGAAAGAGAAACTGTATTGGGATGGATTGGACTGAGACTTGAGATGATACTACATTTGAAGCcaattaaatgatttttttatgcTTGAGCATTTATTTCTTGTCTCATTTGTTGCCTTTCTCTTAGTGAGTCAAGAACCAGGAGATCCGCCAATGGTTCGACGGCTAAACTTCATCCGTCTCCTAATGCTCTACACACGGAAATTTGAAGCCACAGACCCTCGAGAGGCCTTGCAGTACTTTTACTTCTTGCGGTACGTAAACCCACCCCACCCAGTCCAATCACAAGGCCTTGTGAAGCCGGCCTTAGATCAACTTCTGGTTTGAGCTCTTTTGTTAAGGGCCAGAGGTTTAACTGGAAGTCGTTTCGCCTTGACTTCAAGAACTGCTTTCCTTCTCTGAGAAGGGATGAATAATTCATTAGCAGCTCTGATTGCTTTCGGAATGCTCTCTGACTCTCGATGATCTCCGTGAATAATTAAACCATTTTCACACACCAGGATTGCGTGCAACTAGGTCCATTGTTTTTGGAGACCACATGGTTGGAACGATTATTGAAAAGATGAACCCGTTTTTAATCTGTTCTTCTTAGGTGTTGTTACCTCCTTTACCACCTTCATCAAACCAATGTCCTTATTGCCGAAGTTAACCTGTATGTCTTCTTAATACGCTTAAGACTACATCTGTGCCTTGTGCTGATTGATTGCAGGAATGAGAAAGACAACCAAGGAGAGAACATGTTTATGCGCTGCGTCAGTGAGCTGGTCATTGAGAGTCGTGAGGTAGGGTGGGGCCGGCAGGCTGAGTGAGCAAGCTCAGGCATTTCGCTCCTTTAACCATTGCTGTTTATTATACCATTTCTTTGAATCCCTAACTCTCCTGTTCCCTTATAGTTTGACATGCTTCTGGGAAGACTGGAAAAAGATGGAAGCAGAAAGGTATGCCTCTGGCTTCTGTGCTCTTTTATGTAGTGTTATCTAACTTGCAGCTGGAACAACGCTTTCAGTAATCATGCCTCTATTCAAAGCGTCCCCCGTGGCTTTATTTCGACTCATTGTACTCGCACACGTTCATTATTGTACCCATTCAGCTCTACACGGGTTGCAAAATTGTTCTATTGTTTCAGCATTCGCAGAGTACAGtgttcttttgttcttttggTGGCCAAAGTCTTAAAATACAAACGTGCGTTCTGAAACACTGCCCGGCTCTAAAAAAAGGGATTGTGTGAATCCTTTCAGCCTGGTGTGATTGACAAGTTTGCCGGAGACACGCGGGCTATCATCACCAAAGTGGCCTCAGAGGCCGAGAACAAGGGCCTGTTTGAAGAAGCCGTCAAACTGTACGAGCTAGCCAAGGTGAGCAAGACTTTTAAACAGTAGCAGTTTTAAGATTGTATGAAATATCTCATCTCACTTTTTTTATGCTGTCTTGCTTGTGATAGAACCCAGATAAGGTGCTGGAGTTGATAAACAGGTTGCTGAGTCCAGTAATCTCCCAGGTCAGTGCACCACAGTCCAATAAAGAGCGACTGAAGAACATGGCGCTGGGGATCGCTGAACGGTGAGGTTCTTCCCCCTTGGGGCACGATTCATCTGCATCTTGCTGTGAACTAGATTAGCGTATTAGACATGGTGCTAATAATGGAAAGAGGCTTGAGTGtgaagttgctatggtgtggttAAGCAGTTGGTATAGCAACCCCACTGCCCTTCGTGTGGCAGACTGGGGATTTCATTCCACACTTTACCAGTAAGAGTCACTGGGATAGGCCTCTAATGCTACGATCGCCCTCCCTAACTCACAGGTTCCGCACTAATGGTATGGCCGGAGAAAAGTCTGTGGACAGTACCTTCTACCTGCTTTTGGACCTCATGACCTTTTTTGACGAGTACCATGCTGGCCACATCGACCTTGCATACGACGTAAGTTCAGATGTCTTTTGCCCACCTTCTTGCTGGCTTTTATTGTGGATTATTCTAACGTGTAtcctttatatatttttttacgcTTGTATCTGTCAGGTGATTGAGAGACTGAAGTTGGTTCCTTTAAGCCAAGACAGTGTAGAGGAGAGAGTGGCAGCATTCAGAAACTTCAGTGATGAGGTAAGGCCATCAACTCCAAAGGCATTTCTTTTTCACATTCAGTCTCCATGACCATGAAGCTCGTTCTCACGCCGCTATTCCATTTCTCTGCAGGTCAGACACAATTTATCAGAGGTGCTTCTCGCCACCATGAACATTTTGTTCACACAGTACAAGCGCCTGAAAGGGGTGACAGCGGGTACGCCAGGCAGACCACAGCGCACACTTGAGGATCGGGACTCGGTGAGGAAAGCTTAGATCATACGCAATTGGATAAGAGCAGCAAGAGAGAGTGATTTATAGCCATTAAACTCTTGTTTGTTACCTAAAACCCATTTTAGATTAAATTACCTGGCAACAAGCCATCTGATATATCATTTTCTTAAAAATATTAAGTCTGTGCAGCTGACACATGGTAAAGGTCAGAGCGGGATGTATGCCAAATTGCCATTGAAATATCACTGATGTTCTTGTACGATTATGTATCCATTCATAACTGTCAATATTCTTTGTGTTCCACATTTGTATGCGCAGCTACTGCGCAGCCAAGCCCGGGCACTGATCACCTTTGCCGGGATGATCCCATACCGCATGGCGGGAGACACCAATGCCAGACTGGTACAGATGGAGGTCCTGATGAactgagcaagagagagaaagaatctttttttctttttttccccctcctgcTTCTCCAACTGTCCCCCATGCCCTATCTGTTCCTTTTGTTTCTCCATGCTCCATACACCCTTTTGTGtgaatttgtatttgtatttctttttcatcattttgagataataaaaaataactctCGAACTTCAGTTCCCCATATGTTTGCTTTGCTTTTGTTCTGACCATAAAcccatctttatttatttgcttttatgGTAAGACTTTGTGTTATGTTTTATCATCTTGCATCCAATTGATTAATTTTCATTATTGTGGATTAATTTTATGATTTTGGAGTGAAATGCTCCGCGGCTGCATTTTGTAAGGTAGTAGCTCTCAAATCGGTGCTCAAGGTCCTTCAGATGGTCAGCTTTTTTTGCTCTAACATCATAAAGCAAAATTGTGGACCAGCTGGAAGATCCCTTAGGACCAGCTTGAGAAGCACAGGTTTAAGGTACAGACCAACCTGCTTGCAGCTGTCCATCTATGCAGGAATGAATGTCACTACACATTTCTGTATGCACCTTTCCACTGCATATAGCTGATATCTCATGCTGAGGTAGACCCGTGCCAGTGTACCACAGAACACAACTCTGTCACAATTTGCAAGAACAAAAGGAAGGGCGGTCGACCACAAGTCAGCTGTAGAAAAGAGCATGCCCTCATTGTGGAGCACTATGAGCTGCCATATTGTCTCAGACAGAAACGGAAACGTGCTCGAGGATGCACAGGAAGAAGGTGTTTAGTGTACCCCACTGATTCTCTCAGCAGATGGTGAGTTAAGGAGTAAATGCCTGCAGCGTCCACAGATGGACGTGTTTGCTTTGCCTCGCCTGGCTGCATTGTCTCAGGCCCCCCTGTTCGTCATCCCCGGCATTGCTCTGCATTTTTAACGCTAGCATCTGGAGCTGCTACACTTGCTTTACTGTGCACCACTTCCACATTACCTCGACCAAATGTTTAAGCAACAGCCCAAGTTTCTAaggttactttttttttttaacttgtaAGAAATCCAAAATGAAATTGGGAATGGCTGTGTGGTCCTGCTAAACTGCTCATCTCTACCAGTATGATCATCGGAAGGCCTCGTACGAGTCGCAAGCAAGATGATGCCCGTGAGTGGACAAGGGGAgcagtgtgtgaggtgtgtgtgctgcagctgGTGTTGTGAATCAGGCCGATGCCACACGTCCGCGATAACCCGGCTATTTCACAACACCAGGGTGGCCCCACACCGCTACCTacagacaccaccaccacgACGAGGAACTGTGAAGATGTCCTCCAGCTTCAACAGCTTGCTGTAGCCTTTTATTttaatgggtttttttttttttcgttgtAAAAGTGacgaatttaaaataaaaataataaaaaaatacaccaAGTTGTGGCTTTactttacagttaaaaaaaaaaaaataaataaaataataaaagtcttTGTGTGGTTTCCCCCTTAACTTTTTCTGCTGCGTGAACGTTAGAAACTCACCTGCGATTTACAGCCACCTGAGACCTCTAACCACTGCAAAACTGTAACATGGAGCTGTGAAGTGACCAGTTAGCAGAACCCTTCCTCTTCACCTCTTTTGTGTGCCTAATTATAGAAAATTAATCAGAACACTTGAAAGGAAGACAGCCATCAGGGGAGCACCTGTGGACAGATTTTGTGAGATCTGCTCTAATTACACAGTAAAGGCCCCAGCAGTGGGGCTTCCAGAGCAATTTCTGTAGAAATAATTACTTAACCCAGAGCTGCACCCTGGGTCACATGTATTTGTGGACTTGAGTGTGTGAGTTAATGAGGAACTGAAAGAACGATCAGTCGTCGCTTTAGGGGAAAGTCTTTCAGCTGAAACTACATAATGGCTTGTCGTTGTGTTTTACATGCCTGTATGACCAGCTGAGGTGAAGGTCACTGAAGATGGATTTTTGGAAAGCTAGCTTCAGCATTTGGGTGGGGTGGAGGATCTCAAATTCATGTCTTGTAGGACAGTCATTTATCTATATTTAAGCCTGTATCCTTTCAGTCCTTTCAGCCATTAGTCTCATAAGTCAATAACTAATCTTTGTAGTTATGTGGTTCTATAGACACTCAGCAAAGTGGAGGAGAGTGGTGGTCACACTTTGAGGAAGCAAAGTTGTCCTTCAGATGCTCTGTGAAGGTTATCCTGCCGTAGATCTCTATCACCCTGTCCTAATAGTGTTTACAAGCTCAAATACCAGCCAAAGGCCCCTCAGGCAGCTCTTCAAGAGTTACTGACCgttacaacaacaaaaaaaatcccaaatgGCCCTGGTGTTCTTATACTCCAAAACCAAGAGCAGTTCCTTCCGGTCCAGGTACCATATAACCCTTCCACCCAGCCAGTCCTGCCAGTCACATTGCCGTCCACTCACTCATGGAGGAGACCCCACAGTCCAATGAGGTGATCAACCTCACTACGTTCAGAGGCCAGTATTCCATCTCTCCACCACTTTCCAATGGAGGAGACAACCGCAGGTTTGCTGTGGAGGAGAACGGCAGTTATGATGTGAATGGAGTGGCCTCGcgcagctctgctgtgttgtCTGGATATGATACACTGGATACACCGCCAAACTATGACTTCTATGCCAACACAGAGGTGTTCGGGAGAACACGGAAAATAAGACCATCCCTGTTCCAGCTTCACTCCAACCCTGAGGTAGGAAGTTCTGGACAGTTCTGTAAAGTGGAGTTGCAAAATGATGAATCTGGGAAGCAGGCAGTTTGAAGGTGGCCTTGCATACTTATTACCATGTAACCAAGCTTGGTGCTTTTGGTGTAATGATGTTTTTCTAATTTTCTAATTGAAGTTAGTGAACATCTGTTGTAGGATGACTCCTCTCCACCTCCCCTGTATGAGGAGACGAGTGGTAACAAAGAGAGCCCAGAGGATGAACTAACAGAACCTCCTCCGGAGCCAGCTCGCTTTGGTTGGGTACAGGGAGTCATGGTAAGGACCCACTTTTGCCCCTGAACACACCTCGGTTTTTGGTTAGAATCCAAGAGTTTCAGGGGTTTGGAGCAAATTGCAGCAGTGTTTGGCCTGCAGGTGTCAGTTCTGTCCTCAACCAGATACAGTGCACAAGTCAGTCAGTCCATAAGTGTAAACCTGTCTGTAGGAATTCACAGTTTCTCTGTAAATGAGTGGAACCTGCCTCTTAAATCTACTGCGGCATCTTCTGGGACTTGTTTGCCCCGCAGGTTCGGTGTATGCTCAACATCTGGGGAGTGATTCTGTACCTCAGGCTTCCCTGGATCACAGCCCAAGCTGGGATTGGTATGTcagtctttctctccttttttcccctAATCTATCCCTCGAGAGCACTTCTTCTAAAAAGAGATGACATGACAGTGTTTGATCAAGTAACACACTGTATCTGGGATCCCTCATAAACTCCAGAgataagagagaaagaataaaaCGAAAACGAGCCTGCAGTTGTTAGTAATAGAGCTTATTTTTTCACACTTACTGTATTTCTTTACAGTGTAGCCTCAGCAAAAATATAACCATCATCATCAACCTTTCATTATCCTCACCATCACAACAGTCTTATGTGATAATACAGTGACAACTGACAACAGGTTTCAAATAATCAATATgacattaattatatatatatatatacacacacacacacacacacacacacacacacacagcaatatGATTGATCAAATgtcacattttcacacacagaTACGATGTAATGGACatggaataaaaaaataactaaatgaaTAACTAAGATActagaaacaaacaaaagaaaaacaacaaaatataaacaaaatataaaaattatacaaaaatattaattaaaatacaaataaacaagtgTCAACTGTGAATAATCAAACTAACTAATTAATAAGATTCAGTAAAACTGTAAATTACAGAGAAACCTACTAAGATGCAATGAAACagtattaataaatgaataaattgctGTTGCCAAAATATTCCAAATGTTTTGAATAATTGAAAATATTGAATATCTGAACATCTAAAAATACCATTTAGTGTCtattttacaatattcaaaTCTACATTGTAGATTGTTATTACTGTACAtgcaaaataatgttttttcaaTTTTGCACAGCGAGTTCTTTCTCTTGCTTCTCAGGTTTGACTTGGGTTATAATCCTGTTGTCCTCCTGCATCACTGGCATCACCGGCCTCTCCACGTCTGCCATTGCCACCAACGGCAAAGTCAAAGGAGGTAAGACAGCTACTCATTTCTATtcaaaacatctaaacaagaTGTTCCATAACTCCATCACACTACAGCACATTACATTTGATCAGAAAACCCATTCTAAAGATTGTCCAAACTGCCCCTGATCCATCTCCAGGTGGGACGTATTTCCTAATCTCACGCAGTCTGGgcccagagctggggggctccATTGGGCTCATCTTTGCATTTGCTAATGCAGTGGCGGTGGCGATGCACACTGTAGGCTTTGCTGAGACTGTACAAGCTCTCATGCAGGTAGGCATTATggcctctatatatatatttagtaagGATATACAGTACTTTTATATGAGGCTTATACTAAGGTTTTATTTCTCCAACTCTCTTGGTTCTTTATCCAATATCAGGAGAGTGGTACAAGCATGGTGGACCCTTTGAATGACATCCGCATCATCGGTGTGATCACTGTCACCTGTCTGCTGGCCATCTCGCTGGCTGGTATGGAGTGGGAGTCAAAGGTTTGTGTTGTCCAGCCTGCCATTCGTCATTCCTATAGGCTTATAACTTATAAGAACACAATATTTGGCATTGTTTTCCATATTGATATCCATATTTGTATGACCACATCCTGAGGCTTGTTATGTGACTACAGTGACCACAGTACTGAaccttcatttatttcattttcaggaCTGCATtggtcagtccattgttctgagaacatcaGCAGCATTATCATATCTAAGGGCTttttgatcagctccacattctCTCAGACCTACAGCATAGACTGATCTTCTCACAGTAGAAGGTTGGACACAAACATCTGTGGATGGTCTTTCAGATCTTGCTTGGTTGTTAGGAGTCCCATTTTCTATCTATTTTTCAAGGGAAATTTTGGAAACCACCTTTTTCCCCCATTTCGTATGcaaatgatatgatatgatatgatatggacaaaagtattgggacacctgctaattcattgtttcttccgaaccTAAGGgtaattttaaaaaa is a window from the Salminus brasiliensis chromosome 13, fSalBra1.hap2, whole genome shotgun sequence genome containing:
- the nup93 gene encoding nuclear pore complex protein Nup93 encodes the protein MDAEGFGELLQQAEQLAAETEAVSELPHVERNLQELQQAGERLRSRTLTRTSQDTADVKASILLGSRGLDIFHISQRLESLSAATTFEPLEPVKDADIQGFLKNERDNALLSAIEESRRRTFLLAEEYHRESMLVQWEQVKQRVLHTLLGAGEDALDFSQDVEPSFVSEVGAPGRSALDSVEVAYGRQIYVFNEKIVNGHVQPSLGDLCASVADSLDDKNVSDMWLMVKQMTDVLLVPAKDTLKSRIAVEMQMAFVRQALTFLENSYKNYTMVTVFGNLHQAQLGGVPGTYQLVHSFLNIKLPGPLPGMQDGEVEGHPVWALIYYCLRCGDLSAAMQVVNRAQHQLGDFKTWFQEYMNSPDRRLAPATENKLRLHYRRVLRNSADPYKRAVYCLIGKCDIADNHGEVADKTEDYLWLKLNQVCFDDDGSSAPQDRLTLAQLQKQLLEDYGESHFSASQQPFLYFQVLFLTAQFEAAVAFLFRVERLRSHAVHVALVLYELKLLLKSSGQSAQLLSQEPGDPPMVRRLNFIRLLMLYTRKFEATDPREALQYFYFLRNEKDNQGENMFMRCVSELVIESREFDMLLGRLEKDGSRKPGVIDKFAGDTRAIITKVASEAENKGLFEEAVKLYELAKNPDKVLELINRLLSPVISQVSAPQSNKERLKNMALGIAERFRTNGMAGEKSVDSTFYLLLDLMTFFDEYHAGHIDLAYDVIERLKLVPLSQDSVEERVAAFRNFSDEVRHNLSEVLLATMNILFTQYKRLKGVTAGTPGRPQRTLEDRDSLLRSQARALITFAGMIPYRMAGDTNARLVQMEVLMN